A part of Acidobacteriota bacterium genomic DNA contains:
- a CDS encoding TolC family protein, producing MNLMSDKRHKMVSFLVVVAMIGSLSISAFAQDGIVALENRVSPAQKNKARTVANKKAPAKAVNHEETEKSKVAETATVSDEPKAEKAEVVTTAPAISTETQDPQTQNPITQPLALSPEIGTQRVGVREDLKQVLALQEAIAMALQNNLDIEQNRQTVKISQYNLFASYGVYDIATIADINFRSQTFPVANIFQGGNANASLTQKILTYNFTTEKFLEKGGGLYQINFNNTRTNTSSTAATLTTQYNPSLSLTFTQPLMRNFKIDANRRAIQINKKQLDLSDSQFRQRVIEIINSVQRAYWDLVFAIRNEKIARETVELTRTQLLNNQKQVEAGTLAPIELRSTEAALESRKGDVITAMQTITTSENTLKGLLMKDPNDKMWDAQIVPTDDPSLNPLTFNFQESQNLALKNRPELEQLRLQSQQKEIDLKYYNNQLKPQINLVGTYSNTGLAGAPSAIATQNGVTVPDRFVGGYFSALRNLFSQDFRTYQVGVSINFPWRNRTVEANIGRTMAESAQLDARQRQTVQNIQIEVRNALQAVESARQRFEAQRANRIAADAQLKGEEEKFRAGLSTNFFVLQRQTDLSVARGNEIRALTDYNKALADLQRVTGISLVSNNVQVTAIENTKR from the coding sequence ATGAATTTAATGTCAGATAAGCGCCACAAGATGGTCAGTTTCCTTGTGGTAGTGGCGATGATTGGGTCTTTATCAATATCAGCTTTTGCGCAAGATGGCATTGTCGCCCTTGAAAATCGGGTTTCACCAGCGCAAAAAAATAAAGCGCGAACCGTAGCGAATAAAAAAGCGCCGGCTAAAGCCGTTAATCACGAAGAAACTGAAAAAAGTAAGGTTGCCGAAACCGCAACCGTCAGTGATGAACCGAAAGCTGAAAAGGCAGAGGTCGTCACTACTGCACCGGCGATTTCAACCGAAACTCAAGACCCGCAAACTCAGAATCCCATCACCCAACCACTGGCGCTCTCGCCGGAAATCGGCACCCAGCGCGTTGGGGTTCGCGAAGATTTAAAGCAGGTTCTCGCCTTGCAGGAAGCCATCGCTATGGCGCTGCAAAATAACCTCGATATTGAACAAAATCGCCAAACCGTAAAAATCTCTCAATATAATCTTTTCGCGTCGTATGGTGTATACGACATTGCCACCATTGCCGACATCAATTTCCGAAGCCAGACCTTCCCGGTTGCCAATATCTTCCAAGGTGGTAACGCCAACGCTTCGTTGACGCAAAAAATATTGACGTACAATTTCACCACTGAAAAATTCCTCGAAAAAGGCGGCGGATTATATCAAATCAATTTCAATAATACGCGGACGAATACCAGTTCAACCGCAGCAACTTTGACCACGCAATACAACCCGTCGCTTTCGTTGACCTTTACGCAACCCTTGATGCGAAATTTCAAAATTGACGCCAATCGTCGAGCCATTCAAATCAATAAAAAACAACTCGACCTTTCCGACAGTCAATTTCGCCAGCGCGTGATTGAAATCATTAACTCTGTGCAACGCGCCTATTGGGATTTGGTCTTTGCCATTCGCAACGAAAAAATCGCCCGCGAAACCGTTGAACTCACGCGCACGCAACTTTTGAATAACCAGAAGCAGGTTGAAGCCGGAACCCTCGCGCCAATCGAATTGCGCTCAACGGAAGCAGCATTGGAATCGCGCAAGGGCGATGTCATCACAGCCATGCAAACGATTACGACCTCGGAAAACACTTTGAAGGGGCTGTTAATGAAAGACCCCAATGATAAGATGTGGGATGCGCAAATTGTTCCCACAGACGATCCGAGTTTGAATCCCTTGACCTTTAATTTTCAGGAATCGCAAAATCTGGCGTTGAAAAATCGCCCGGAACTTGAACAATTACGCCTGCAATCGCAGCAAAAAGAGATTGACCTCAAATATTACAATAACCAGTTGAAACCGCAGATCAATCTGGTAGGCACCTATTCAAATACCGGGTTGGCTGGTGCGCCATCGGCGATTGCCACACAAAATGGCGTAACGGTTCCTGACCGTTTTGTCGGCGGCTATTTTAGCGCCTTGCGAAATTTGTTCAGCCAGGATTTCCGAACCTATCAAGTGGGGGTGTCGATTAACTTCCCGTGGCGCAATCGCACAGTTGAAGCCAATATCGGTCGGACGATGGCGGAATCGGCGCAACTCGACGCCCGTCAACGCCAAACCGTTCAGAACATTCAAATCGAAGTTCGTAACGCCTTACAGGCGGTTGAATCAGCGCGTCAACGATTTGAAGCGCAACGCGCCAATCGCATCGCTGCTGATGCGCAATTGAAAGGTGAAGAAGAGAAATTTCGCGCCGGTCTTTCAACCAACTTCTTTGTTCTGCAACGGCAAACCGATTTATCGGTAGCCAGAGGCAATGAGATTCGCGCCCTGACCGATTACAATAAGGCGCTCGCCGATTTGCAAAGAGTAACCGGTATTTCGCTGGTCTCAAATAATGTCCAGGTTACGGCAATTGAAAATACCAAACGCTAG
- a CDS encoding PilZ domain-containing protein — protein sequence MSAIGVRQKIERDVNSKNEIRANCFVDGLNRECRVHHLNENGLFVESFIPALTGAQVDIKFNLPNGYHISTQAIVTHHQFKEGYKINFINLSEKDGEQINNWARA from the coding sequence ATGAGTGCTATCGGAGTTCGTCAAAAGATCGAACGGGATGTTAATTCCAAAAATGAAATTCGCGCGAACTGCTTTGTTGATGGATTGAATCGCGAATGTCGCGTCCATCATTTGAACGAAAACGGTTTGTTCGTCGAAAGTTTTATTCCGGCACTTACCGGCGCACAGGTCGATATAAAATTTAATTTACCAAACGGCTATCACATCTCAACCCAAGCCATTGTCACCCATCATCAGTTTAAAGAAGGATACAAAATCAATTTTATCAATTTATCTGAAAAAGACGGCGAACAGATAAACAACTGGGCTCGCGCTTAA
- a CDS encoding carbon monoxide dehydrogenase subunit G, translating to MKIEGTQEVRAQCERVYEVLLDPEVLQRCIPGCEKLEQTDENAYAATLRTGIGAIKGVFTGKVRIEDMQPPTHYRMVIEGKGQPGFIKGTGNLDLEERGETTLVKYEGDAQVGGTLASVGQRMIQGAARMMAAQFFAAIEVEAQRESHQEPPKHGIIRNAFRATKRALQKTSDENETAEPKPEESTN from the coding sequence ATGAAAATCGAAGGCACACAAGAAGTTCGCGCGCAATGTGAGCGGGTTTATGAAGTTTTGCTTGACCCTGAAGTATTGCAACGCTGTATTCCGGGTTGTGAAAAATTAGAGCAAACCGACGAGAATGCCTATGCGGCAACCCTTCGCACAGGGATTGGCGCGATTAAAGGCGTCTTCACCGGCAAGGTTCGCATAGAAGATATGCAACCGCCGACGCATTACCGAATGGTGATTGAAGGCAAGGGGCAACCGGGGTTTATTAAGGGAACCGGCAACCTTGATTTGGAAGAACGCGGCGAAACCACCTTGGTGAAATACGAAGGCGATGCACAGGTTGGTGGCACACTCGCAAGCGTTGGTCAGCGAATGATTCAAGGCGCGGCGAGGATGATGGCAGCCCAATTTTTCGCGGCTATCGAAGTTGAAGCGCAACGGGAATCTCACCAAGAACCACCCAAACATGGCATTATTCGTAATGCTTTTCGGGCTACCAAAAGAGCTTTGCAGAAGACTTCGGATGAAAATGAAACCGCAGAACCCAAACCCGAAGAATCAACCAATTAG
- a CDS encoding xanthine dehydrogenase family protein subunit M: protein MIATAFDYVTPGTLDEALAMLSQNQDSAKILAGGHSLIPAMKLRLAQPALLIDIGRIKDLSYIREDGGQIRIGAMTTHYQIESSDLLKLVCPMLPECAAQIGDVQVRNKGTLGGSLAHADPAADWPAAMIALKAEIVVVGAKGERIINIDDFFVDLLTTSLEPNEILREIRINKPAGNYGQAYRKAAQPASGFAVVGVAAHIVKDADGKCEAASIGVTGAASKAYRATSVENALVGNALDATTIAAAAASAADGIDVNGDIYASEDYRRHLVAVYARRAIEAAIQ, encoded by the coding sequence ATGATTGCAACAGCTTTTGATTATGTAACCCCAGGCACCTTGGATGAAGCCCTTGCCATGCTCTCGCAAAACCAGGACAGTGCTAAAATTTTAGCAGGCGGACACAGCCTCATCCCGGCGATGAAACTCAGGCTCGCGCAACCCGCGCTGCTGATTGATATTGGTCGCATTAAAGACTTGTCCTATATCCGCGAAGACGGTGGGCAAATCCGTATCGGCGCGATGACTACGCATTACCAGATTGAATCTTCGGATTTGCTCAAACTCGTTTGCCCGATGCTGCCGGAATGCGCCGCGCAAATCGGCGATGTGCAGGTTCGCAATAAAGGGACACTTGGCGGCAGTCTCGCGCACGCTGACCCGGCAGCGGATTGGCCCGCGGCAATGATTGCCCTAAAAGCTGAAATCGTCGTAGTCGGTGCGAAGGGTGAGCGCATCATAAACATCGATGACTTTTTTGTCGATTTGCTGACCACCTCGCTTGAGCCGAATGAAATCCTCCGCGAAATTCGCATCAATAAACCTGCGGGCAATTACGGTCAGGCGTATCGCAAAGCCGCGCAACCCGCTTCAGGATTTGCAGTGGTCGGCGTTGCCGCGCATATCGTCAAAGATGCAGACGGCAAATGCGAAGCGGCAAGCATCGGGGTCACCGGCGCGGCATCGAAGGCTTACCGTGCGACCAGTGTAGAGAACGCGCTGGTTGGCAACGCCCTCGATGCAACGACGATTGCCGCAGCCGCGGCATCAGCAGCCGATGGCATTGATGTGAATGGCGACATTTACGCTTCGGAAGATTATCGCCGCCACCTGGTTGCGGTTTACGCCCGTCGAGCGATTGAAGCGGCAATACAATGA
- the cutA gene encoding glyceraldehyde dehydrogenase subunit alpha: MSNYVGKRVKRTEDPRLIQGIGHYVDDIKLPDTLHVVFLRSMYAHARINSIDVSEAANAPGVVAVYTGADVAGIGQVPCAGALPDLRVPDYRVLAKDHVVFVGQPVAAIVATDRYAARDAVDLIMVDYEELPAVVDVEQAAEAGSPLIYEEYGNNIAYRLTSGEGDIEAGLAAADRVVKQRVVHQRLAPIAMEPRGVLARYLPGEQELTVWSSTQIPHLLRTQLALMIGIPENKLRVITPEVGGGFGSKLNVYAEEALLGWISMQLHKPVKWIETRRENIQATIHGRGQVGYIEIGCKNDGTITGLRYNVFADMGAYHQLLTPAIPTLTGLMLSGCYKIPAIQMNITACFTNKVATDAYRGAGRPEATYVIERAMDLVAAELGMDVAEVRRKNFPKPEEFPFATKTGLFYDSGNYEAALDKAIANADYAGLREMQKKARDEGRLVGIGVSTYVEICALGPSQAMPAGGWESATVRIEPTCKITVLTGVSPHGQGEETSFAQIVADEFGVALEDVTVIHGDTAIVQYGIGTFGSRGLAVGGTAVYKAAEKLKEKATKIAAHMMQTDVANVSFKEGKFTKTATAAASAVAGNGGTTTGDAVPRNEITIQEVALAAHLAREIPPGLEPGLSATHFFEPENFTFPFGTHICVVEVDKETGDIKILKYVAVDDCGKQINPLLVEGQVHGGIVQSVGQALYEEVVYDENGQLLTGTLMDYALPKAAMIPRLELDKTETPTPVNPLGAKGVGEAGTIGATPAIVGAVVDALSPFGVRHLDMPLKPEKIWRILHTQN; encoded by the coding sequence ATGAGCAATTATGTTGGTAAAAGAGTAAAACGCACGGAAGACCCGCGATTGATTCAAGGCATCGGACATTATGTAGATGACATTAAATTGCCCGACACTTTGCACGTCGTCTTTTTGCGTTCGATGTACGCGCACGCGCGCATCAACAGCATCGATGTCAGCGAAGCCGCCAACGCGCCCGGAGTGGTCGCGGTTTATACAGGCGCGGATGTCGCTGGTATTGGGCAGGTTCCCTGCGCCGGCGCTTTGCCGGATTTGCGCGTCCCGGATTATCGCGTATTAGCTAAAGACCATGTGGTTTTTGTCGGTCAACCGGTTGCCGCAATCGTCGCCACCGACCGTTATGCAGCGCGTGACGCGGTGGATTTAATCATGGTTGATTATGAAGAGTTGCCTGCCGTCGTTGATGTTGAACAGGCTGCCGAAGCGGGTTCGCCATTAATTTATGAAGAATATGGCAACAACATCGCCTATCGCTTAACTTCCGGTGAAGGCGACATCGAAGCGGGACTTGCGGCGGCTGATCGCGTTGTTAAACAGCGCGTCGTTCATCAACGACTCGCGCCGATTGCTATGGAACCGCGCGGCGTGCTCGCCAGATACTTACCCGGTGAACAGGAACTCACCGTCTGGTCTTCCACTCAGATTCCTCATTTATTGCGCACTCAACTTGCATTGATGATTGGCATCCCGGAAAACAAATTGCGGGTCATCACCCCGGAAGTCGGCGGCGGGTTCGGTTCAAAACTCAATGTCTATGCCGAAGAAGCTTTGCTTGGCTGGATTTCGATGCAACTGCATAAGCCTGTGAAATGGATTGAAACACGCCGCGAAAATATTCAGGCGACGATTCACGGACGCGGGCAGGTCGGCTATATCGAAATCGGTTGTAAAAATGACGGAACGATTACCGGGCTGCGCTACAACGTATTCGCGGATATGGGCGCGTATCATCAATTGCTCACCCCTGCGATTCCCACGCTCACGGGGTTGATGCTATCGGGCTGTTACAAAATCCCGGCGATTCAAATGAACATCACTGCTTGCTTCACCAATAAGGTGGCGACGGATGCCTATCGTGGCGCAGGTCGTCCCGAAGCAACTTATGTCATCGAACGGGCGATGGATTTGGTGGCTGCCGAACTCGGTATGGATGTCGCGGAAGTGCGTCGTAAAAATTTTCCGAAACCCGAAGAGTTTCCTTTTGCGACCAAGACCGGGTTGTTTTATGACAGCGGCAATTATGAAGCCGCGCTCGACAAAGCGATTGCCAACGCTGATTATGCCGGGCTTCGCGAGATGCAGAAAAAAGCGCGCGATGAAGGGCGACTCGTTGGTATAGGCGTTTCAACCTATGTAGAGATTTGCGCGCTCGGTCCTTCGCAAGCGATGCCTGCGGGCGGTTGGGAAAGCGCGACGGTGCGCATTGAACCAACCTGTAAAATCACTGTATTGACGGGCGTTTCTCCGCACGGGCAGGGCGAAGAGACTTCATTTGCACAAATCGTTGCGGATGAATTTGGCGTGGCGCTTGAAGATGTGACGGTCATCCACGGCGATACGGCGATTGTGCAATATGGCATCGGCACTTTCGGTTCGAGAGGGCTTGCGGTCGGCGGCACTGCGGTTTACAAAGCGGCTGAGAAATTGAAAGAGAAAGCCACGAAAATCGCCGCCCATATGATGCAAACCGATGTAGCGAATGTCTCATTCAAAGAAGGCAAGTTCACGAAAACGGCTACAGCAGCCGCTTCTGCGGTTGCAGGCAACGGCGGAACGACAACCGGTGACGCGGTGCCAAGAAACGAAATCACCATTCAAGAGGTGGCGCTTGCCGCGCACCTTGCCAGAGAAATTCCGCCGGGACTTGAACCGGGACTTTCGGCGACACATTTCTTCGAGCCGGAAAATTTCACCTTCCCGTTCGGCACACATATCTGCGTTGTCGAGGTTGATAAAGAAACCGGCGATATAAAAATCCTGAAATATGTCGCAGTTGATGATTGTGGCAAACAAATCAATCCGTTGCTGGTCGAAGGTCAGGTACACGGCGGCATCGTGCAATCCGTTGGGCAGGCTTTGTACGAAGAAGTGGTTTATGATGAGAACGGGCAACTATTGACCGGCACATTGATGGATTATGCGTTGCCGAAAGCGGCGATGATTCCGCGCCTCGAACTGGATAAAACCGAAACCCCAACGCCTGTAAATCCGCTCGGCGCAAAAGGCGTAGGCGAAGCCGGAACCATCGGCGCAACCCCGGCAATCGTCGGCGCGGTTGTAGATGCTTTGTCACCTTTCGGCGTGCGCCATCTGGATATGCCGCTCAAACCGGAAAAGATTTGGCGAATTTTGCACACCCAAAATTAA
- a CDS encoding (2Fe-2S)-binding protein — protein sequence MKKAVSITVNGKTHTSEIEPRLLLVHFLRDALGLTGTHVGCETSICGACTVLLDGQSVKSCTMFAVQADGLSVTTIEGLAANGALHPVQEGFWECHGLQCGYCTPGMIMSSAQLVDRNPNPTDEEIRHGLEGNLCRCTGYQNIVEAVKYAANKTLAASGD from the coding sequence ATGAAAAAAGCTGTCAGTATTACCGTCAACGGAAAAACTCATACATCGGAAATTGAACCTCGCTTGCTGCTGGTGCATTTCCTGCGCGATGCCCTTGGGCTTACGGGCACACACGTTGGTTGCGAGACCTCGATTTGCGGCGCGTGTACGGTTTTGCTTGATGGACAGTCGGTAAAATCCTGCACCATGTTTGCTGTGCAAGCCGATGGACTGAGTGTCACAACCATCGAAGGGCTTGCCGCGAATGGCGCGCTTCATCCTGTACAGGAAGGTTTCTGGGAATGCCACGGTTTGCAGTGCGGTTATTGCACGCCGGGAATGATTATGTCTAGCGCGCAATTGGTAGACCGCAATCCGAACCCGACGGATGAAGAGATTCGTCACGGGCTGGAAGGCAATCTTTGCCGCTGCACCGGCTATCAAAATATTGTCGAAGCGGTGAAATACGCCGCCAACAAAACGCTGGCGGCAAGCGGAGATTGA
- a CDS encoding Uma2 family endonuclease — protein MSSQIKQRYYTPEEYLELESVAEYRSEYLEGEIFAMANGSPDHSIISINLTGELRTALRGKRCQPFDKGLKVGPASSVFFFYPDASIVCGNLILHKKSKDVCTNPKVIFEVLSPSTEAYDRGSKFARYRTIESFTDYVLIAQDEPRIEHFSKQKDGSWNLRIVSELKNKIRIPSIGCMLSLAEIYERVKFPEKKSLIKATRKKKPRKA, from the coding sequence ATGAGTTCACAAATTAAACAGCGTTATTACACGCCCGAAGAATATCTCGAACTCGAAAGCGTTGCCGAGTATCGCAGTGAGTATCTTGAAGGCGAGATATTTGCAATGGCAAACGGCAGCCCCGACCATAGCATCATCAGCATCAATCTGACTGGTGAGTTGAGAACCGCGTTACGCGGCAAACGATGCCAGCCATTCGATAAGGGCTTAAAGGTGGGTCCCGCCAGTTCAGTCTTTTTTTTCTACCCGGATGCCTCAATCGTTTGCGGCAATCTGATTTTGCACAAAAAAAGTAAAGATGTTTGCACCAACCCCAAAGTGATTTTTGAAGTGCTTTCGCCTTCTACGGAAGCTTACGACCGCGGCAGCAAATTCGCCCGCTACCGAACCATTGAGTCATTCACCGATTACGTTTTGATAGCCCAGGACGAGCCGCGCATCGAACATTTCTCTAAACAAAAAGACGGCTCATGGAATCTTAGAATCGTCAGCGAGTTAAAAAACAAAATTCGCATCCCTTCGATTGGCTGTATGTTATCGCTTGCCGAAATTTACGAGCGCGTCAAATTCCCCGAAAAGAAATCGCTAATCAAAGCAACGCGAAAAAAGAAGCCACGTAAAGCGTGA
- the mazG gene encoding nucleoside triphosphate pyrophosphohydrolase: MFNSSSHDAGEKFIRLVEIIAELRAPGGCPWDREQTHDSLKPFLLEEAYETLEAIDARDDEELIGELGDLLLQVVFHSQIGIEEKRFNISEVLERVSSKMIRRHPHVFGDDTSETSDEVLRNWEAIKEAELQAKGKKVEEGSMLDSVSKNLPALMEAFQMTTKVSRVDFDWQNVGEVLEKLDEEVHELKHEIATDATNHQRVSDEVGDLLFVAVNVARLSGIDPESALKASNRKFRRRFRYIEDRLRKQGRKPADSDHIEMNRYWDEAKAKEKEGE, encoded by the coding sequence ATGTTCAATTCGTCAAGCCATGATGCAGGTGAAAAATTTATCAGGTTAGTAGAAATCATCGCCGAACTTCGAGCGCCCGGCGGATGTCCCTGGGACAGAGAACAAACGCACGACAGCCTCAAACCCTTCCTGCTCGAAGAAGCTTATGAAACCCTCGAAGCCATTGATGCGCGCGATGATGAAGAGTTAATCGGTGAACTCGGCGACCTGCTTTTACAAGTGGTTTTCCATTCGCAAATCGGTATCGAAGAAAAGCGCTTTAATATCAGCGAGGTGCTTGAGCGCGTCTCATCAAAAATGATACGTCGTCACCCGCACGTTTTCGGCGATGATACTTCGGAAACCTCCGACGAGGTGTTGCGCAACTGGGAAGCCATTAAAGAAGCCGAACTCCAAGCCAAAGGCAAAAAGGTCGAAGAAGGCTCGATGCTCGACAGCGTATCGAAAAATCTGCCCGCGTTGATGGAAGCTTTTCAGATGACCACCAAAGTTTCGCGTGTGGATTTCGATTGGCAAAACGTCGGCGAAGTGCTGGAAAAATTGGATGAAGAGGTGCATGAACTCAAACACGAAATTGCCACCGACGCCACCAATCATCAACGTGTCAGCGACGAAGTCGGCGATTTACTTTTCGTCGCCGTCAATGTTGCCAGACTTTCAGGTATTGACCCGGAGAGTGCTTTGAAAGCCTCGAACCGAAAATTCCGCCGCCGTTTCCGTTACATCGAAGACCGTCTACGCAAACAAGGACGCAAGCCTGCGGATTCCGACCATATTGAAATGAATCGTTATTGGGACGAAGCCAAGGCAAAAGAAAAAGAGGGTGAATAA
- a CDS encoding DUF1844 domain-containing protein, whose product MADEKEKTFKISDRRRYNPDGSLREEFAEEAPTPSPADSQAVPAESVEQTAPADNIVAFPGGVNKSTGNEDEIEPEPAPSQVKAAAASASASPPTAQQSQQAAQAAAVENAYNQASGGADPSQSKAMFLSLLNMLAVEAAMNMGLMEMQPGVRSQVDLEAAKQVIDMLGVLKEKTRGNLLKDEETIFEQVLADLRMQFVSLSRSK is encoded by the coding sequence ATGGCAGACGAGAAAGAAAAGACTTTTAAAATCTCTGATCGACGAAGATATAATCCGGATGGCTCTCTGCGTGAAGAATTCGCCGAAGAAGCGCCAACCCCATCACCAGCGGATAGCCAAGCCGTGCCCGCTGAATCGGTTGAACAAACTGCCCCGGCGGATAACATCGTGGCATTTCCGGGAGGCGTCAATAAATCAACCGGTAATGAAGACGAAATTGAACCGGAACCCGCACCGTCTCAAGTCAAAGCTGCCGCAGCAAGCGCCAGCGCCTCACCGCCCACCGCGCAGCAATCACAACAAGCGGCACAGGCGGCAGCCGTTGAAAATGCTTACAATCAAGCATCGGGCGGCGCTGACCCTTCACAATCCAAAGCCATGTTTTTAAGCCTGCTGAATATGCTTGCCGTCGAAGCGGCAATGAATATGGGACTGATGGAGATGCAACCCGGGGTTCGTTCGCAAGTTGACCTGGAAGCCGCAAAACAGGTCATCGATATGCTGGGCGTCCTTAAAGAAAAAACCCGTGGCAACCTATTAAAAGACGAAGAGACGATTTTCGAGCAGGTGCTCGCGGATTTGCGTATGCAATTCGTGTCGCTTTCCAGAAGCAAATAA
- a CDS encoding MBL fold metallo-hydrolase: protein MKITFLGTGTSVGIPSIGCDCDTCLSDDGRDKRLRASILIEHHEYKIVVDTSTDFRYQALRIGLKRLDAVLFTHAHADHCFGLDDTRPLMFRNKTAIPVYATAVTWEGLRRVYAYAFQPSLSGVPQIIPHLIEKPFPLCGLDILPLTVMHGDLPVTAFRIGGFAYVTDCNVIPDETLAELRGLDMLVIDALRFKKHPTHMTLDEALDYIKFLKPHKALLTHISHDIKHQETSGHLPEHVEIAYDGLEVELNG, encoded by the coding sequence ATGAAAATCACTTTCCTCGGCACAGGCACATCGGTTGGCATCCCCAGCATCGGGTGCGATTGCGATACTTGCCTGTCCGATGATGGGCGAGATAAAAGATTGCGGGCATCGATTTTGATTGAACACCACGAATACAAAATTGTCGTGGATACTTCGACCGATTTTCGTTATCAAGCTTTGAGAATCGGGTTGAAGCGGTTGGACGCGGTTTTATTTACCCACGCCCATGCCGATCATTGTTTTGGCTTGGACGATACGCGCCCGTTGATGTTTCGCAATAAAACTGCGATTCCGGTTTACGCGACGGCAGTAACCTGGGAAGGCTTGCGCCGGGTTTATGCTTATGCCTTTCAACCCTCGCTTTCCGGGGTGCCACAAATTATTCCGCACCTCATCGAAAAGCCGTTCCCTCTATGCGGACTCGATATTTTGCCGCTCACCGTGATGCATGGCGATTTGCCGGTCACCGCATTTCGCATCGGCGGGTTTGCCTATGTCACCGATTGCAATGTGATTCCCGATGAAACCTTAGCTGAATTGCGTGGACTGGATATGCTGGTGATTGACGCTTTGCGTTTCAAAAAACATCCGACGCATATGACCCTTGATGAGGCGCTTGATTACATCAAATTTTTAAAACCGCACAAGGCATTGCTAACGCATATCTCGCACGATATTAAGCATCAGGAGACCAGCGGACATTTGCCTGAACATGTGGAAATTGCTTATGACGGATTAGAGGTTGAACTGAACGGATGA
- a CDS encoding bifunctional riboflavin kinase/FAD synthetase codes for MIICRDINSCELRTPTILTFGVFDGLHLAHQAIMQKVVERAKATGFAATVVTFDPHPRALLHPESAPPMLHTFEQKMEGLERLGIDQTCVLHFTKEFASQRAEDFLTELIFGKLNAQEVYLGEGFAFGYKRQGNFQLLKAVAERLNRRAEEVPEILLRGKRVSSTAIRNLLRAGHINLARRMLGRPYGVESRVVEGSKIGKAKLHYATANLKPHNAVLPVNGVYVTLTLIEGEWHRSITNVGVRPTVSNDNQVTVESHIMNFDGELYGEKIRVRFLHRLRGEKKFASLDELKGQIDRDYQRAVRYFERVVVKRNFAFL; via the coding sequence ATGATTATTTGTCGAGATATAAATTCCTGTGAGTTGCGCACCCCGACGATTTTAACCTTCGGGGTATTCGATGGGTTGCACCTTGCTCATCAAGCGATTATGCAAAAGGTTGTCGAACGCGCCAAAGCCACTGGGTTTGCGGCAACCGTTGTCACCTTTGATCCGCATCCGCGCGCCTTGCTGCACCCTGAAAGCGCGCCGCCTATGCTTCATACCTTTGAACAAAAGATGGAAGGCTTGGAGCGACTCGGCATTGACCAGACCTGCGTGTTGCATTTTACGAAAGAGTTTGCCAGTCAACGCGCCGAGGATTTTTTAACTGAACTGATTTTCGGAAAACTCAATGCGCAAGAGGTCTACCTGGGCGAAGGCTTTGCCTTTGGTTACAAACGACAGGGAAATTTTCAGTTATTGAAAGCGGTTGCTGAACGGTTAAATCGTCGTGCCGAAGAGGTGCCGGAAATTTTATTGCGCGGCAAACGTGTGAGTTCGACGGCAATCAGAAATCTGCTGAGAGCCGGGCACATAAACTTAGCGCGGCGGATGCTTGGTCGCCCTTACGGAGTTGAAAGCCGCGTGGTCGAAGGCAGCAAAATCGGCAAGGCAAAACTGCATTATGCGACGGCGAATTTGAAACCCCATAATGCGGTGTTGCCCGTAAACGGCGTTTATGTGACGCTGACGTTGATTGAAGGCGAGTGGCATCGTTCAATTACCAATGTCGGTGTGCGCCCGACGGTGAGCAATGACAATCAAGTAACTGTTGAGTCCCACATTATGAATTTCGATGGCGAGTTATACGGTGAAAAAATCCGTGTGCGCTTTTTGCATCGGTTGAGAGGCGAAAAAAAATTCGCTTCGCTTGATGAGTTGAAAGGGCAAATCGACCGCGATTACCAACGCGCCGTCCGCTATTTTGAACGTGTCGTGGTGAAACGCAATTTTGCGTTCCTGTGA
- a CDS encoding DUF5678 domain-containing protein, whose amino-acid sequence MSNQVIIEDLPLTPEMAEKFEKAKRNVKWFNDHAMELEVFKRYRGKYVASSGGELFVADTAEEVRRLAHDKYPDDLPHIRYIPKEKLSRIYACQR is encoded by the coding sequence ATGAGTAATCAAGTAATCATCGAAGATTTGCCATTGACGCCGGAGATGGCAGAAAAGTTCGAGAAAGCGAAACGCAATGTAAAATGGTTCAACGACCATGCTATGGAACTCGAAGTTTTCAAGCGTTATCGCGGCAAGTATGTTGCGTCGTCGGGCGGCGAGCTGTTTGTTGCCGACACTGCCGAAGAGGTTCGACGGCTTGCCCATGATAAATATCCTGACGATTTACCGCATATTCGTTACATCCCGAAAGAAAAGTTGAGCCGAATCTATGCGTGTCAACGGTGA